Proteins encoded together in one Rhinoraja longicauda isolate Sanriku21f chromosome 22, sRhiLon1.1, whole genome shotgun sequence window:
- the neurl2 gene encoding neuralized-like protein 2 isoform X2, whose protein sequence is MFTFSDWYMRFHQIHGTNVRLDDSQTQATRAESFGNGVCFSKEPLDPGKIFLVEIEEKELGWCGNIRIGLTAHDPRNLETVPEYSLPDLVNLGSSWIFAITRNHNKVSTDDQQSNHAPKSHCSMEAFLQIGSYKVPKDKLVGRSRPGRYSHILDQLYKTNILPATARGSRVGVLYIIRANMGDLHIVINGEDMGPCARGIPINQPLYAVVDVFASTKSVRIIQVDYGFPSLQTLCRQVVQKHIMHRLAIDWLELPALLKNYCKYE, encoded by the exons atgtttactttcagtgactggt ATATGCGTTTCCACCAAATCCACGGAACTAACGTGAGACTGGATGATTCCCAGACTCAGGCCACCAGGGCCGAGAGCTTTGGCAATGGAGTTTGTTTCAGTAAAGAACCTTTGGATCCTGGCAAGATTTTCCTTGTAGAAATTGAAGAGAAGGAATTAGGGTGGTGCGGTAATATAAGGATTGGTTTGACGGCACACGATCCAAGAAATCTAGAGACTGTTCCTGAGTACTCCCTCCCTGATCTGGTAAATTTGGGGAGCAGTTGGATTTTTGCAATAACCAGAAATCATAATAAGGTCTCCACTGATGATCAACAGTCAAATCATGCTCCAAAATCGCACTGTTCCATGGAGGCTTTTCTGCAAATTGGCAGTTATAAGGTCCCCAAGGACAAACTGGTGGGAAGAAGCAGACCAGGAAGGTACAGTCACATCTTGGATCAATTGTACAAGACTAATATTCTTCCTGCAACTGCCAGAGGGAGTAGAGTCGGGGTCTTGTATATCATTCGCGCTAATATGGGAGACTTGCACATTGTCATCAACGGTGAGGATATGGGTCCCTGTGCCAGAGGAATCCCCATAAATCAGCCTCTTTATGCTGTTGTGGATGTGTTCGCTTCCACTAAATCTGTAAGGATTATTCAAGTGGACTACGGTT TTCCATCTCTACAGACTTTGTGCCGTCAGGTTGTACAGAAACACATAATGCACAGACTAGCTATTGACTGGCTAGAACTACCTGCACTGTTAAAGAATTACTGCAAATATGAATGA
- the neurl2 gene encoding neuralized-like protein 2 isoform X1, with the protein MAAVSDMRFHQIHGTNVRLDDSQTQATRAESFGNGVCFSKEPLDPGKIFLVEIEEKELGWCGNIRIGLTAHDPRNLETVPEYSLPDLVNLGSSWIFAITRNHNKVSTDDQQSNHAPKSHCSMEAFLQIGSYKVPKDKLVGRSRPGRYSHILDQLYKTNILPATARGSRVGVLYIIRANMGDLHIVINGEDMGPCARGIPINQPLYAVVDVFASTKSVRIIQVDYGFPSLQTLCRQVVQKHIMHRLAIDWLELPALLKNYCKYE; encoded by the exons ATGGCTGCAGTGTCAGATATGCGTTTCCACCAAATCCACGGAACTAACGTGAGACTGGATGATTCCCAGACTCAGGCCACCAGGGCCGAGAGCTTTGGCAATGGAGTTTGTTTCAGTAAAGAACCTTTGGATCCTGGCAAGATTTTCCTTGTAGAAATTGAAGAGAAGGAATTAGGGTGGTGCGGTAATATAAGGATTGGTTTGACGGCACACGATCCAAGAAATCTAGAGACTGTTCCTGAGTACTCCCTCCCTGATCTGGTAAATTTGGGGAGCAGTTGGATTTTTGCAATAACCAGAAATCATAATAAGGTCTCCACTGATGATCAACAGTCAAATCATGCTCCAAAATCGCACTGTTCCATGGAGGCTTTTCTGCAAATTGGCAGTTATAAGGTCCCCAAGGACAAACTGGTGGGAAGAAGCAGACCAGGAAGGTACAGTCACATCTTGGATCAATTGTACAAGACTAATATTCTTCCTGCAACTGCCAGAGGGAGTAGAGTCGGGGTCTTGTATATCATTCGCGCTAATATGGGAGACTTGCACATTGTCATCAACGGTGAGGATATGGGTCCCTGTGCCAGAGGAATCCCCATAAATCAGCCTCTTTATGCTGTTGTGGATGTGTTCGCTTCCACTAAATCTGTAAGGATTATTCAAGTGGACTACGGTT TTCCATCTCTACAGACTTTGTGCCGTCAGGTTGTACAGAAACACATAATGCACAGACTAGCTATTGACTGGCTAGAACTACCTGCACTGTTAAAGAATTACTGCAAATATGAATGA